Proteins co-encoded in one Kozakia baliensis genomic window:
- a CDS encoding LysR family transcriptional regulator substrate-binding protein: MDWAKRMQRDCNALENELAARKRGVEGDFRFGAATGASGVAPVLSRRLAERMPQLRQTVSIHDPQVILEALRAREIDISLTYLDDATGEFDGHLLYQERLFLFRSTREPQPAKIAWENIGDLSLCILPEALQGAARSRLIQNANPAITTNAVEVLAAHVATGNFAAILPQSYACYLAHIPDLRATALAGPDTQIRIGFVTLTGGLRTDPGLNLFETTHEPAFERVVENVLFAHREFCK; this comes from the coding sequence TTGGACTGGGCGAAACGCATGCAGCGTGATTGCAATGCGCTTGAAAATGAACTGGCCGCCCGCAAACGCGGCGTGGAGGGCGATTTTCGATTCGGGGCGGCCACTGGTGCATCGGGCGTGGCACCCGTCCTGAGCCGACGATTGGCCGAGCGCATGCCGCAGTTACGACAGACGGTCTCCATTCACGATCCTCAAGTGATACTGGAAGCGCTCCGTGCCCGCGAAATCGATATCAGCCTGACCTATCTGGATGATGCGACAGGTGAATTCGACGGCCATCTTCTTTATCAGGAAAGACTGTTTCTGTTTCGGTCGACGCGAGAGCCGCAGCCGGCCAAGATCGCGTGGGAGAACATCGGCGATCTTTCACTCTGCATCTTGCCAGAGGCGCTGCAAGGCGCGGCTCGATCCCGCCTCATTCAAAATGCGAACCCCGCCATCACGACCAACGCAGTCGAGGTTCTTGCTGCTCACGTTGCGACAGGTAATTTTGCAGCGATTCTACCCCAGTCATACGCCTGCTATCTCGCGCATATCCCCGATCTGCGCGCTACCGCGCTCGCTGGTCCCGACACGCAGATACGCATCGGGTTCGTGACTTTGACCGGCGGTCTCAGGACCGACCCCGGACTCAACCTTTTTGAAACCACACATGAGCCAGCATTCGAGCGGGTCGTTGAAAACGTATTATTTGCTCATCGGGAATTTTGTAAGTAG